Part of the Xenopus tropicalis strain Nigerian chromosome 3, UCB_Xtro_10.0, whole genome shotgun sequence genome, AAGCAGAGGTGTGCTTCAAAGACAAACAAACCAAAAAGATGTGGATTGTGATTGCTAATCACATTGCAGACTGTCTGGCCTTTGTGAACACTACAAAGGGATTATTGACTCTATCTGATTAGTAAAGACAATACTTACTACAACTGAAGGTTAAGCATTTCTAAATGAATAAAGCCCCAATAATTGACTGAAAAGTAAGCATGTGTTTTATATACAATTATAAAAGTAAAGTAAGTACAAATAGGGAACCTGACTGTCTATGTGTGTCAGTGtgcttctatttttattttttttaccataaccATATTACCGTTTCTCATACTTATCACGGTCAGGTTGATACActattaccatagcaaccataacCATAACTTTATGAAAAATTGATCACCAATCAATATATAATGTAACCTATTTATAACTGTTAAACTTTTATATACTTAGAAATGTTGTTTTTTGATAATTGCCACACTGGACTGCTTGTACTTCTCCTCTTGTATAAACATTGTTGTTGAAAGTAGCAGATACACATAATAGTTGGTTCAAAAAACTGACTGCATAATAATGGTTTTTACTAAATAAGTCTACATTGTGTGCAAGCAAGCCTGATGCCTTTTCAAGTTTATTAGCAGGAAAAGactaatagtacaggtattggaccccttatccggaaacccgttatccagaaaggtccgaattacagaaagcccgtctcccatagtctccattttaatcaaataattcagaattttaaaactgatttcttttttctctgtaataataaaacagtaccttgtaattgatcccaactaagatatagttaatccttattggatgcaaaacaatcctattggggttaattaatgttttattgattttttagcagacttaaggtatggagatccaaattatggaaagaccccttatccggaatacccttggtcccgagcattctggataatgggtcctatacctgtacaataattgaTGAATATTGCCAAGCATTTATCTGTACCCTGAAAATTAGCCGTGTGGTATTATTTTTAGATAAGGAGTAAGTTATTAGAAAATAATGTGATAAATGTATCTTTATAGTAATGGTAGTACTGCAAACACCTTATTACATGATTAGTATTGTTAATAACACTTTTTACCAATTCTGTTTCAACAGATCCCTGATAAAATGCCATACTGCATCGTGAAAGGGTGTCCTCACCGAACAGGTCAAAAAGTGAAATATCCCGATGTGGTTCTACATCCATTTCCAAGTGATATTCATTCAATTAAAAAATGGTTAATGCAAACCGGACAACATAATGAAGATATCGATACCTTATCCGAAAGGATTTTTaacggaaaaaaaaacaatacttttaGAATGTGTTCTACACATTTCACACCTGACTCTTACATGATGAGGGGTTCAAGAAGACTTCTAACACCAACAGCGGTTCCCACTCTTTTTGCAAATATACCAACTCCAGCTATTATTAATGTTCCTTTGGAAGCAACTCTGCCTTCCCAAAAAAGGAGAAGAGTCGATGACGAGGAAGCATCCACCTCCACACAATTGGTCCGAATTGTGTCACATCTTATCACTGTAGCAACACAAACTGAATGTTATACAAAGACTTGCTCAACAATGACATCAAGAAGGATGTTTTCTCGTCAAGCAAGTACGCAAACGACTGCAAATGGAGGAAACGTAGTTTCTACACAAACGGAAGATATATATCAAGCTGATGTAGTGCAAGTTAGAAAGGATCATACTTATCCAGTTTGTTTTTCTACACCTTTAAAAACTACACAGCCAGTTACTGATATATTATCTGCATCTCCCATTTCAACAACCTTACAATCTCAGGAGAACCCAGAAACACCATTGAAAGATCAGGGTTCACTCATTACACACCCATCCTCAATATTTTCATCACCTACAGTAACAGAACCTAGAGATACTACTTTTGAAATATCTGAACCATCATCTTCTGAAAAATCAGAAGAAGAACAAGAAACTACGAAAAGTGGGCCATCCAAGTATTTCAGAGCGAGAAAATTTCTAATCTTTGAAGACAATTTAGATGCCCTACTACATCTTGTCAGATGCCAGCATGCAGTAAAACCACCATGTCAGGCACCTATagtagaaattaaaaaaagtacTGACGGAAGCTTACTCAAGGTTCAATTGTGTTGTATAGATGGACATACTTCTTTGAAATGGTTTTCACAGCCTGTGGTGGACCAAACATCTATTGGAAATGTAGCTCTGGCTAACGCTATCATTCTCAGTGGTTCAACATATAGAAAACTGAGAGATATCTTCACCATTCTCAATGTACCCTTTTATTCCCATACCACGTTTTACCACTATCAACGAAAATTTGTTTATCCAGCAATAGATATACAGTGGAAAAAAGAACAGGCTGCTATAATGAAATCGTTATCAGGACAATCCGTCGCCTTGGCAGGCGATGGACAATATGATAGTCCTGGACATTCTGCCAAATATTGTACATATTCAATGATGGACCTTATGTCCAAAAAAATTGTCCATTTTGAAATTGACCAGGTCGGTCCTGgcaaaaatgcaaacaaactgGAAC contains:
- the LOC108644833 gene encoding uncharacterized protein LOC108644833 isoform X1, with product MPYCIVKGCPHRTGQKVKYPDVVLHPFPSDIHSIKKWLMQTGQHNEDIDTLSERIFNGKKNNTFRMCSTHFTPDSYMMRGSRRLLTPTAVPTLFANIPTPAIINVPLEATLPSQKRRRVDDEEASTSTQLVRIVSHLITVATQTECYTKTCSTMTSRRMFSRQASTQTTANGGNVVSTQTEDIYQADVVQVRKDHTYPVCFSTPLKTTQPVTDILSASPISTTLQSQENPETPLKDQGSLITHPSSIFSSPTVTEPRDTTFEISEPSSSEKSEEEQETTKSGPSKYFRARKFLIFEDNLDALLHLVRCQHAVKPPCQAPIVEIKKSTDGSLLKVQLCCIDGHTSLKWFSQPVVDQTSIGNVALANAIILSGSTYRKLRDIFTILNVPFYSHTTFYHYQRKFVYPAIDIQWKKEQAAIMKSLSGQSVALAGDGQYDSPGHSAKYCTYSMMDLMSKKIVHFEIDQVGPGKNANKLEPLNFEKALNWLIHEKVDVKIVATDRHNVIKTIMSSTFKHIDHQFDVWHLCKSIHKKLLAASKKRNCRDIASWISPITNHLWWSSQTCKQNVNVLIDKWKSLLFHIANKHTFKSLRYYKKCQHRRLTAAQKKDIRWIGSNHPAHNSLKLIINGNSLLRDIGKIEKFCHTSDLENFHSKVLKYKPKRLCFKMDGMIARTALAALSHNRNVNRQQAVVKSGKKSTLAVGKKRFKIVFPKQKKQWVAKPIYEALLDEHLFEIMSDSIKILNGEITHEWLSMSKRMPKNIATCERPAKSEVIEQYLSRFEKS
- the LOC108644833 gene encoding uncharacterized protein LOC108644833 isoform X2, producing the protein MMRGSRRLLTPTAVPTLFANIPTPAIINVPLEATLPSQKRRRVDDEEASTSTQLVRIVSHLITVATQTECYTKTCSTMTSRRMFSRQASTQTTANGGNVVSTQTEDIYQADVVQVRKDHTYPVCFSTPLKTTQPVTDILSASPISTTLQSQENPETPLKDQGSLITHPSSIFSSPTVTEPRDTTFEISEPSSSEKSEEEQETTKSGPSKYFRARKFLIFEDNLDALLHLVRCQHAVKPPCQAPIVEIKKSTDGSLLKVQLCCIDGHTSLKWFSQPVVDQTSIGNVALANAIILSGSTYRKLRDIFTILNVPFYSHTTFYHYQRKFVYPAIDIQWKKEQAAIMKSLSGQSVALAGDGQYDSPGHSAKYCTYSMMDLMSKKIVHFEIDQVGPGKNANKLEPLNFEKALNWLIHEKVDVKIVATDRHNVIKTIMSSTFKHIDHQFDVWHLCKSIHKKLLAASKKRNCRDIASWISPITNHLWWSSQTCKQNVNVLIDKWKSLLFHIANKHTFKSLRYYKKCQHRRLTAAQKKDIRWIGSNHPAHNSLKLIINGNSLLRDIGKIEKFCHTSDLENFHSKVLKYKPKRLCFKMDGMIARTALAALSHNRNVNRQQAVVKSGKKSTLAVGKKRFKIVFPKQKKQWVAKPIYEALLDEHLFEIMSDSIKILNGEITHEWLSMSKRMPKNIATCERPAKSEVIEQYLSRFEKS